The Sandaracinus amylolyticus genomic interval ACCGAAGGGCTGGGGCACGCGCCGCGCATCGAACCACGTGTCGAACACCAGGTGCGTCGGCGAGACCTGCAGCTCCGCGTAGCTGCGCCCGTCGCCGTCGGGATCGATCATCAGCTCGACCGCGTCCTGCTCCCAGAGGTGCGCGTCGTGCCCCTCGAGATCGCAGCGCAGCAGCGCATCGTCGACCTCGAATGCGACGTAGAGCGCGTCGTCGTCCCACGCCATCCGCGCGGTGACCTCGGGCTGCGCGTGCGAGCCGTCCATCGTGTCGACGAAGCGCTCGGTCCGCGCGGCGTCGCGCCAGGTCGCGTCGTCGAGGCGACCATCGAGGGTGGGCGGTGCGCTCGCGCGCGGCACGCGCAGCGTCGGGATCTCGGTGCGAGGCGGAGGCGTCGCGCAGGTGCATCCGCTCGCGACGAGCGACGCCGCGATCACCAGCTCACGAGCACGCATCACGGAGCTCCTCCGGCACGCTCACCGGTCGTGCTTCGGCGAGGTGCACGACGGCGGTCGTGATCGCGCCCTCGCACAGCACCTCGCCGTCGCGCAGCACACGCGCCTCGAACACGATCCGCGCGCGCGTGACCGACGAGACCCACGTCTCGATCACGACCTCGTCGTCGAAGCGCGCGGGCGAGCGATACGCGAGGTTCGCTTCCACGACCGGCATCGCGAGCCCGCGCTCCACCTCGAAGCGTCGATAGTCGACGCCGCGCGCGCGCAGGTACTCGATGCGCCCGGCCTCCATCCACACGAGATAGACCGTGTGGTGCACGACACCGGCCTTGTCGGTGTCGACGTAGCCCACACGAGCACGAT includes:
- a CDS encoding carbohydrate-binding family 9-like protein, whose protein sequence is MRARELVIAASLVASGCTCATPPPRTEIPTLRVPRASAPPTLDGRLDDATWRDAARTERFVDTMDGSHAQPEVTARMAWDDDALYVAFEVDDALLRCDLEGHDAHLWEQDAVELMIDPDGDGRSYAELQVSPTHLVFDTWFDARRVPQPFGHVTWSSELRSAVSTDGTPNDDAADDGWTAEIAIPWSAFERLGTPASRPSRGDTWRIALYVLDVRAQGQLGVGWSPPLVGDFHVPDRFGRVTFE
- a CDS encoding acyl-CoA thioesterase, with the translated sequence MPDDRTAVVRHRARVGYVDTDKAGVVHHTVYLVWMEAGRIEYLRARGVDYRRFEVERGLAMPVVEANLAYRSPARFDDEVVIETWVSSVTRARIVFEARVLRDGEVLCEGAITTAVVHLAEARPVSVPEELRDACS